taTGAACTAGGGACCCCAATCCCCTCAAGTGCACGTAATCTCTTCTTCCATGAAAAGAGAGAATTGAAGAGGAATTATAAGGCTGCCAAGCATTGTCGTCTGCCACCGCCGCTCACAGCAAAATACCAAGCAAACCTCTCCAACGAGGTAGTTATCAAGAGAGAGATTAAGGGGATTGGGGTCCCTAGTTCCACTTAAGTGCACGCAGTCTCTTCTTCCATCAAGAGAGAGAATTGAGGAGGAATTAGAAGGCTGCCAAGCATTGTCGTCTGCCACCGCCTTTACAAACACGCCGCCGCTCACCAGAAAATACCAAGCAAACCTCTCCAACGAATTAGTCTGTGATGGCGAACATCAATCCTTATGGTGGAGGTCAGTTCCACTTTCTCCGTCCTTTGCTTTTATCTTTCAGATTAGAATCACTTATGTGCCTTAGTTTTCAGATAAAATCttttacattatatttttaGATAAAAATTGTGTTTCTTCATTATTGTCCAAATACAAAGACTAATTAGATATATAAGTTCTACCATCTTGACTCGTGTTCATTTTATTTACTTTTGCTTCCCAGATCAAACATATCTACCTTGCCAAACCTTCTCTAAAGTGTAAAGTGTGAATAGGTAATGTTGAACCAGGCCATAAATGGACTCAGTTGCTTTGGTCCACTGGTGTTTGTAACTTATTTTTGGGCTGTTTTCACTTGTCAAGCCATGGGACGACAAGTGTATATTTGTATAGGGTTAAAATGGAATTCTGATCTTCTTCTAAAggtaatttaaaattttttgctAATTCACTAATTTTAGTAAGCTGCGATTTTTagtaaatcaatttttttttaattatttggaaGGTTAAAGTCTGTTGAGGCATATGAAGTTATtttcttccctccccccttgATACTAAGTCATTGAATCTTAGTAGGTCTGCTTGGGGTAGCAGAGCTTAGGTTTTTAGTACACATAGACCTCATGATATCTTCCACAAATGTTTTTATGACAATAGAATGAACTGAGTTTTAGTGGAGGGATCTCTAATTGTTAAACCACAGTTAGGTCCCCCTCCTGTCTTCttgtattttctcctttttcttccgCTCTTTCTCCTCCAACTTTATCGAAATTACTGTTAAGCCCCACAATGGTCTAAACCCTTTTCTCACCACCTTTTTCTTGCTGTTCAGGCCCTTGTTTTAAGACCCATCAAATCCAGCCAGTTAAACCAGTTGACCTATCACCTGATCCTTAAAACAGGTGGATCAACTCTCAAAGCCATTTTTTTGCATAAATCATTTACGAGTTAGTGATTCAACTAATTTTAGTGATAGAACCACTAAACTGGACATTTAAACTGTTATTGACTCATCATTTGGGTGTTTAGTTTGTGTTAAAAAGTGTAACAAAATGCTTCTGTAAaggtttgaagtttgaacactAAACATTATATTTTACCATTGCATTACAACTCTACTCATGCTACCATGTAATTTCATCTGGGTCAAACCAGTGACCTGATACCTGGCACACATAGCAGATTCATGGATGGCTGGTGTTCAGAACATTGGTACAGGTTGGCCTAGAAATCTGAAACCCTTTGGTGTCCTAGATCACTAGGCACTAACGGCACACTGATTCAAACTTTAAGGGACAAATCTCACTTGAGGTTCCCTGTTTCCCACAGATTACTGTGCACTTGGTTACCATCCAAGTCCGAACCACCCAGCATAAGCAAAGCACTGAACCAGTGGGGCAGGGAAGGGAGGTATTCAAAACTTGTAAACTCGTAGAGTTGTCTCACAGTTATACAGGCTATTTTTGTGTTGTATGTGCACAAATACAAAGACCATACTAAATTGTTTACGATTATATCCAGACTGGCAGGATAAAAGCAATCAATGGTTCTATTGTATGATTGCAAACTTGAAAGTTCCACGTCATTGTGTATCCATACGAAAAGATTCAAAAGTTACCTGATCGGTCAAGAGAGAAATGGACCTTTTTTGGTTGGAAACACTTCTTTACAAACAAAGCGGTACCCGCATACTTTGAATCTGCAAGAGACCACCAAATACGATAATTTCCAAATGGTGGAGTTGAAAGTGCACGCATCAATATCTGCATATTGAAAAAATGAATAGACATCATTAGTAGATTTTGGGACACTAGCACTCTGAGAGTGCACAAGGATCAAATACCGTCATGGAAATCATCGGTCAAATTAATATGCCAAGACAAGAATCACTTAATGATCAAACACAAATAAACATGTAACCAAAGCTCCATGGTATCATGTATACCTGTTTTTCCTCACGTGAAGCGCTTGTATCATCTTTCAACTCTCCAGGATTTTTAGGGGCACCCTTGGAGCCAGATGCAGGCATCCTTACTTCCTAACATCAATTAACTAATAGCTGTTAGAGAAAATTATGACAGACAAGTTTATCAAATAAGTTAAGTTGGCCTCAAGTACTCTCCAAACAAAAAGGAAATCAGTAGCTTACATGTTTAATGTTCTAAACATAAGAAAGCATTTAAGAGTATgacaccaacaaaaaataaaggacaaAAACTAGGAGCAAATTATTGTAAACAATAATCTAATCCAATAATCCTTACTGCATACACTCAATGTCTCAACCCCACCCCCCACgccaaaaataaaagggaagggAGGAGGGGAGCTTATTGCCCatactaaacaacttaaaacatcACTAAATAACAGTTGATCCATAAATGTTACCCTACTAACCACAACATAAAGACAAACTTGACAAAATCGACAAACTAGAGGAATGACAAAACTGAGCCCAAAACCAAAACAGTGTGGTGCCTCAGCGAATTCCATCTGAGAAACCTCTGGATTACAGAACCCATCCAGTCTTATCAATAAAATACCTGAATCTACTTCAACACAAGTGATAAAACCAACAGACCATTCATTACTTGTGCATCTGACACAAGCAACAACCCACCGGGCCACCAGCCAAAACACACCTTTCTAATTCAAAACGCTTTATATTGTAAGAATTAATATGACAAGAGTCATTAAACCTTGGTACTCAAAGCACCCCAAACCTAAACGAAGGACATCGTTATATCCCCCGCAAACAATGCAGCTAGGGATTAATTTACAACATGCAACAGAAACAGAAAGCCAAAACAAAACAATGTACGAAGTAAACCCGTCTAATAGCCTTACAACAGCAGAAGCAGTTAAAATCTCAGTATCCAAAACAGCCCACTCCTAGTGGAAAAAATGTGGGCTGCTACTCTCCAACACAAGCAACCGGGACAATAAATTTacaggaaaaaagaa
Above is a genomic segment from Telopea speciosissima isolate NSW1024214 ecotype Mountain lineage unplaced genomic scaffold, Tspe_v1 Tspe_v1.0781, whole genome shotgun sequence containing:
- the LOC122648321 gene encoding DNA-(apurinic or apyrimidinic site) endonuclease-like — encoded protein: MKRFFQPIQKDGSCKKPSLSPSTGTAEDRQDGKSSDETVDKKEPLKFLTWNANSLLLRVKNNWPEFTKFVQSFDPDVIVVQEVRMPASGSKGAPKNPGELKDDTSASREEKQILMRALSTPPFGNYRIWWSLADSKYAGTALFVKKCFQPKKVHFSLDRSGNF